In one window of Deltaproteobacteria bacterium DNA:
- a CDS encoding thiolase domain-containing protein produces the protein MKEIAIIGFAQAKNVRREPARSETELVSPVITEALEMAQLKRQDMGFTISASTDYVSGIPFSFVRALDAVGAWPPIPESHVEMDGAWAFQEAWIRLQHGDMDTALIYSFGNSSTANDLVDVLGLQMDPYSIAPLRPDAISLAALQAQALLDAGKYTERDFAQVASRSRSDAKSNPYAQVKGDHSIDDILAQPYIASPLRKHDCPPITDGGAAMVIATADKARELCKRPVWVKSIDHRIEAHQPGLRNLAVSTSTKLAAEKCGVGKDKIDLAEIYAPYSHQELILRDALNLEESTKINPSGGALAAHPLMSAGLIRVGEVAKRIMAGDGDRGLAHATSGSCLQQNLVTVLEGA, from the coding sequence ATGAAAGAGATTGCCATCATTGGATTTGCGCAGGCAAAGAATGTGCGGCGAGAGCCCGCCCGGAGTGAAACAGAGCTTGTTTCCCCGGTGATTACCGAAGCCTTGGAAATGGCACAGCTAAAGCGCCAGGACATGGGCTTCACGATTTCAGCCAGCACGGATTATGTGTCAGGCATTCCGTTTAGTTTCGTACGTGCATTGGATGCAGTGGGGGCTTGGCCGCCGATTCCTGAATCCCATGTTGAGATGGACGGTGCTTGGGCGTTTCAAGAAGCTTGGATTCGTCTGCAGCACGGAGATATGGACACGGCGCTGATCTACAGCTTTGGTAATTCATCAACCGCGAATGATTTGGTGGATGTTCTGGGTCTTCAGATGGACCCCTACAGCATTGCGCCTTTGAGACCAGATGCTATCAGCTTGGCTGCTCTGCAAGCCCAGGCGCTTTTAGATGCTGGGAAATACACCGAGCGAGACTTTGCCCAAGTGGCATCGAGATCTCGAAGTGACGCCAAGAGCAACCCATACGCACAAGTGAAGGGCGACCACAGTATCGATGATATTTTGGCTCAGCCTTACATCGCGTCGCCTCTGCGTAAACATGATTGTCCGCCCATTACCGATGGGGGAGCGGCCATGGTGATCGCTACTGCCGACAAAGCGCGTGAACTTTGTAAACGCCCGGTTTGGGTGAAGTCTATCGACCATCGAATAGAAGCTCATCAGCCAGGTCTTCGGAACCTAGCGGTTTCGACCTCGACCAAGTTGGCCGCAGAGAAATGCGGTGTGGGGAAAGACAAAATCGATTTAGCAGAAATTTACGCACCTTACTCTCATCAGGAGCTAATCCTAAGAGATGCGTTAAACCTAGAGGAAAGTACGAAAATCAATCCTTCGGGCGGTGCCTTGGCAGCGCACCCGTTGATGAGTGCAGGGCTTATCCGAGTGGGTGAGGTAGCCAAGCGTATTATGGCCGGTGATGGAGATCGCGGCCTAGCGCATGCAACCAGTGGTTCATGCTTACAACAAAATCTCGTCACTGTGTTGGAGGGTGCGTAA